From the Pseudomonas monsensis genome, the window ATCTGTCGCAAAAGCGCATTGCCAACGGTGAGGCACCGCTGACAATGCGTGACGTGCTCGAAGCGATGATCATGGCCCATGAGATTCAAGGCGTGATCGCCCTGGAAAACGCCTTCAACCGCGTCGGACTCGACCACGTTCTGCTGGTGAAAGTCGCTTCGACCGCCGTCACCGCGAAACTGATGGGCGCCAATCGCGAGCAATTGTTGTCGGCGTTGTCCCATGCCTTCGCCGATGGCCAGGCGCTGCGCACCTATCGCCACGCGCCAAATGCCGGTTCGCGCAAATCCTGGGCGGCAGGGGATGCAACCAGTCGTGGCGTTCGTCTGGCCGACATCGCCCTAAGAGGTGAGATGGGCATTCCCGGGGTGTTGACGGCCAGACAGTGGGGCTTCTATGACGTGTCGTTCAGCCACACCAATAACGATCTGGCGCTCAAGCCTGAGAACAGACGCGCCTTCAGTTTCTCGCGACCCTACGGCAGCTATGTCATGGAAAACGTGCTGTTCAAGATCAGCTTCCCCGCCGAGTTCCACGCGCAAACGGCCTGCGAAGCGGCGGTGGCATTGCATCCGTTGGTGCGCAACCGCTTGCATGACATCGACCGCATCGTCATCACCACCCACGAGTCGGCGATTCGCATCATTTCCAAGGTCGGGCCGCTGGCCAACGCCGCCGACCGCGATCACTGCCTCCAGTACATGACCGCCGTGCCACTGGCATTCGGCAATCTGGTGGCCGAGCATTACGAGGACGACTTCCACGCCGCGCACCCGATCATCGACGTGCTGCGCGAGAAGATGGTCATCGTCGAAGACCCGCGTTTCACCCGCGAGTATCTGGAGCCCGACAAACGCTCGATTGCCAACGCGGTACAGGTGTTTTTCAAGGACGGTTCCAGCACCGAGAACGTGGTGGTCGAATATCCGATCGGCCACCGTCGCCGTCGTGCCGAAGGCATTCCGTTACTGGAAGACAAGTTCAAGGCCAACCTGGCAACACGCTTCACCGGTCAGCGCAGCCACCAGATCTTCGCCCTGTGCAAGGATCAGCCAATGCTCGAAGCCACCCCGGTCAATCGCTTTGTCGATCTGTTTGTGATTTAGGTGCGGCGCCAGAGTTGCCGAGGGCTAAAGGCAGCCCTCGGCATCCTCCAGGCTGAACGGCCTGTTGCTTTCGACAGGCCGGGAGGGCGTGCGCATCGGGGGGGGGTAGTCCGCATGCGCTGCTTGCGCGGATTGCATATTTCCAGATGTTACAAGGACGTAAAGACTGTGTCGGTTTTGAGTGAAGAAATTCTCATCCAGAGGATGCCGCGTCATCGGTGGCAAAACGCAGGATCACCCGGCGGTTGTGTTGGCTTTTCTTCTCGATTTTTTCGCAATACACCCGGCCGATTTCGCGGGTATTGAGTACGTGTGTGCCACCACACGGCTGAATGTCAACGCCCGCCACCTCAATTACCCGCAGATCGCCCTGGATCGCCGCTGGCCGGGTGGTCTTGCTGCCGATCCTTTCCAGCAGCGCAGGATATTCCGCGGCCGGCAGGCTCAGGACGTTGACCGCGCAGGCCTGTGCGATCAGCGCGTTGAGATCGTGGGTGATGCGGTCCTTGTCGAGGGTCATGTCCGGCAGGTCGAAATCCAGCCGGCCCTTGTCGGCGCTGATGCTGCAACCGGTGACCGGCGCATTGATCAGCGCGCCCAGCAGATGCAGGCAAGTGTGCATTTTCATGTGCTGGTAACGCCGCTGCCAGTCGAGGCTGGCGTTGAGCTGGGTGCCGACGCCAAGGTGCGGCGGACATTGCGCCACCTGATGCCAGATGATCGACGGCAGCGCCGGGTCGCGCAGGGTGCCGGTGACATCAATCCGGGTACCGTCCGCGAGGCTGAAGTGGCCACTGTCTCCCGGCTGCCCGCCACCGCTGGGATAGAACAGCGTATGTTCGAGCACCACAGCCTGATCGACCACAGCGATCACCCGCGCGCTGAAATCGCGCCGATAAGGTTCTGCGTTAAACAGGCTCAGGGTTTCCAGGGTGTGGACCGACATTTGAACCTCCGATGTTCAATGATTGTGGGGGAATCAGCGTTTAAGCGGCAGCTTGGTGATCGCGAAACCGGCGAGCAGGATTGCCGAGTACAGCATCAGGTCCCGGGAGATCGGCGTGCCTTCGTACCTGGCGCCGATGAGCAGGGCGAACACCGGGAAGATGATGAACACGAACGACAGCAGCACCGGGCTCAGGCGTTTGAGCAGGATGAAATACACGATAAAGCCGCCTACCGACGCCACCAGTCCGAGGTAGAGCAGGGCGCCCCAGGAGCGTGCGCTGATGTCCTTGAAGACCGGTGTTTCCAGGTTTAATCCGACAATCAATAACATCAGTCCGGCGATGCCGATCGGCAGGGTGTTGTAGGTGATCACGCTGATTGCGCTGCCGTGTTGCTTGGTCACCACGTAGCACAGCGCATGCAGGATCGCCGCACACAGAATCGCCAGTACGCCGAGCCATTCCGCTTGATCCAGATGCAGGCCCTGGCTGCGAATGATCATGTACAGGCTGGCGAAACCGATGGCGATACCGAGCATTTGTGTCGGGAGGATTTTCTCGCGCAGAAACAGCGAGGAAAACACCAGGATAAACACCGGCATGCAGCTGAACAGCAGCGCGGTCAGGCCCGACGAAACATGCAACTCGCCGTAGTTGAGCAAGTAGTACGGCAGGCTGAAATACGACAGCGTGACAAACAGGAAAAACCAGCGGCTTTGCCGTGGGAACAGCAGCGGCTCCTTGCGCCACACGGCAAAGCTCAGGAACAGCGGAAAGGCAATCAGAAAACGCAGGCCAGCAGCCGTCAGCGGCGGCACACTTTCCACGGCAATCTTGATCCCCAGCCAGGTGGTACCCCAGCTCAGGCAGACGATCAGAAACAGCGTGCAGGTGAACAATCCGGCGAGCCAGGGTTTGCTGGCATTCAATGGCGTGCTGATGACAGTCGACATGCATTGTGCTCCGCAGCAGAGGAATTGACCTCGTGGGTGAAAAGGGCTATCCCTGATTGCACCTGTTTTCAGCACGCTATTCGGGGCGACAATGACTGTCAAAATAAGTATTGCCACGGTGTCAATCCTGCGTGACGGTCTCGCCAATGGCGTCGGCGTGAAGTACAAGCGGCTGGCGGATGCGGTGGAACGCGCCATAGCCGAAGGCGTGATCGCCGCCGGCGCGAAATTGCCGCCGCACAGGCTGTTGGCTGACAGCCTGGGTGTGACCATCGGCACCATCAGTCGCGCTTATGGCGAGCTGGAGCGGGTCGGGCGGGTGGTGGCGCGTGTCGGCGATGGCACTTACGTGCGTGAGCGCGGCCTGGAGCGTTTGCGGGACAAGGGGTTTCGCAATGTCAGCGAAGAGCCGCGGGCCTGCTTCGACATGAGTCGGAATCAGCCAATTCCCGGGCAGGAAAGCGCGTTCATGAGTCTGACGCTGCAGGCGTTGGCCAACGATTCGCACAGCTTGCAGCAGTTGACCGGGTACACCGCCGAGAGCGGCTTGCCCCGGCATCGGCAGGCGGGGGCTTACTGGCTGAGCCATGGGGCATTTCAGGCGGATGCCAACCAGGTGCTGTGCGTCAACGGTGGTCAGCACGGACTGCTGTGCGCTTTGATGGGCTTGCTCAAGGCCGGTGACACCGTGGTCACCGAGCATCTTTCCTACCCGGGGTTGATCAGCGTCGCACGCCAACTCGGGATCAAACTGATCGGTGTCGCCATGGATGCCGAAGGCTTGTTGCCGTCAGCGCTGGAGGACGTCTGCCGACAGCATCGGGTGTCGGCGTTGTATTGCACGCCTACCATCCAGAATCCTACGGCGGCGGTGATGTCGGTGCCACGGCGCGAAGCCATTGCCGAAATCTGCCGGCAACACAATCTGCTGATTTTCGAGGACGAGGCGCATGCGCTGCTGGATCGCCAGCGACCGTTGCCCCTGAGTGCGTTTGCCGCAGAACGCTCGGTGCTGATCGGGAGCCTGAGCAAAGTAGTTTCGGCCGGGCTGCGTGTCGGTTACCTGCACGCGCCGCACGCGTTGCTCGGGCGATTGAATTCAGCCATTCGCGGGACGTGCTGGATGGCCAATCCGTTGGCAATGGAAGTGGCCTGCCGCTGGATCGAAAGCGGCATTGCCACCCAACTGCTCAACGAACAAATCAGTGAAATCGGCCGGCGCAAGGCGTTGGTCAGCCCCGCACTGACCGACCTGGTGTACCGGACTCACGTCCACAGCCCGCATTTCTGGATCGAAGTGCCAGAGGCATGGCGCGCGTCGCAGATTGCGGCGGAACTGAAGGAAAACAGTTATTTGGTGTCCACCGCCGAGGCGTTTGCGGTCGGGCATGCCGCAGTGCCGCAGTTTATTCGGGCGAGTGTGTGCAATTCGGTGGGGGATGATCGGTTGTTGCTCGGCGGGTTCGAGGCCCTGGCCAGGGCATTGACCGAGACCGTGTAATCGTTCATCGCGGGCAAGCCCGCTGCCACAGGGTTTTGGGCGCCTGCAGGTTTTGTATTCACAACAAAGCCCTGGGGGAGCGTGGCTTGCCCGCGATGGCGTCTTGTCAGACACGACAAAACTACTTGAAGCGCCGCTCCACACCTTTCTCCACCAGAATCTTCGCCGAAATCTCTTCCACCGAAAAATGCGTGGAGTTGATGTGCGGAATGTTCTCGCGGCGGAACAGGTTTTCCACTTCGCGCACTTCGAATTCGCACTGGGCGTAGCTCGAATAGCGGCTGTTGGGCTTGCGCTCGTTGCGGATTGCGGTGAGGCGATCCGGGTCGATGGTCAGGCCGAACAGCTTGTGCTGGTGGGCGCGCAGCGCGGACGGCAGGGTCAGGCGCTCCATGTCGTCTTCGGTCAGCGGATAGTTGGCGGCGCGGATGCCGAATTGCATCGCCATGTACAGGCACGTCGGCGTCTTACCACAACGCGACACGCCCACTAGTATCAGGTCGGCCTTGTCGTAATAGTGGGTACGCGCGCCGTCGTCATTGTCGAGGGCAAAGTTCACCGCCTCGATGCGCTCCATATAATTGGAGTTGTGCCCGATCGAATGGGACTTGCCGACGGTGTAGGACGAATGCTCGGTCAGTTCCTGTTCGAGAGGGGCGAGGAAGGTCGAGAAAATGTCGATCATGAAACCATTGGAGGTCGCGAGAATCTCACGAATGTCCTGATTGACGATGGTGTCGAAGATAATCGGCCGAAAGCCGTCGGTTTCAGCGGCTTTGTTGATTTGTTGTACCATGGCCCGCGCTTTGTCCGCGTTGTCGATATACGGCCGCGTGAGCTTGGTGAAGGTAATGTTTTCGAACTGCGCCAGAAGGCTTTGACCCAGGGTTTCGGCGGTGATGCCGGTGCCATCGGAGATAAAGAAAGCAGATCGTTTCATTTGCACCTTGGGCCTTAAGCTAGTCATCAATCTTGG encodes:
- the ppsR gene encoding posphoenolpyruvate synthetase regulatory kinase/phosphorylase PpsR is translated as MKRSAFFISDGTGITAETLGQSLLAQFENITFTKLTRPYIDNADKARAMVQQINKAAETDGFRPIIFDTIVNQDIREILATSNGFMIDIFSTFLAPLEQELTEHSSYTVGKSHSIGHNSNYMERIEAVNFALDNDDGARTHYYDKADLILVGVSRCGKTPTCLYMAMQFGIRAANYPLTEDDMERLTLPSALRAHQHKLFGLTIDPDRLTAIRNERKPNSRYSSYAQCEFEVREVENLFRRENIPHINSTHFSVEEISAKILVEKGVERRFK
- the prpD gene encoding 2-methylcitrate dehydratase, which produces MSANVDLNNRPDYDRVLQDIADYVLTFNIESAEALATARNCLMDTLGCGLLALRFPECTKHLGPLVEGTVVPFGARVPGTSYRLDPVKAAWDIGCIVRWLDYNDTWLAAEWGHPSDNLGGILAVADHLSQKRIANGEAPLTMRDVLEAMIMAHEIQGVIALENAFNRVGLDHVLLVKVASTAVTAKLMGANREQLLSALSHAFADGQALRTYRHAPNAGSRKSWAAGDATSRGVRLADIALRGEMGIPGVLTARQWGFYDVSFSHTNNDLALKPENRRAFSFSRPYGSYVMENVLFKISFPAEFHAQTACEAAVALHPLVRNRLHDIDRIVITTHESAIRIISKVGPLANAADRDHCLQYMTAVPLAFGNLVAEHYEDDFHAAHPIIDVLREKMVIVEDPRFTREYLEPDKRSIANAVQVFFKDGSSTENVVVEYPIGHRRRRAEGIPLLEDKFKANLATRFTGQRSHQIFALCKDQPMLEATPVNRFVDLFVI
- a CDS encoding PLP-dependent aminotransferase family protein, encoding MTVKISIATVSILRDGLANGVGVKYKRLADAVERAIAEGVIAAGAKLPPHRLLADSLGVTIGTISRAYGELERVGRVVARVGDGTYVRERGLERLRDKGFRNVSEEPRACFDMSRNQPIPGQESAFMSLTLQALANDSHSLQQLTGYTAESGLPRHRQAGAYWLSHGAFQADANQVLCVNGGQHGLLCALMGLLKAGDTVVTEHLSYPGLISVARQLGIKLIGVAMDAEGLLPSALEDVCRQHRVSALYCTPTIQNPTAAVMSVPRREAIAEICRQHNLLIFEDEAHALLDRQRPLPLSAFAAERSVLIGSLSKVVSAGLRVGYLHAPHALLGRLNSAIRGTCWMANPLAMEVACRWIESGIATQLLNEQISEIGRRKALVSPALTDLVYRTHVHSPHFWIEVPEAWRASQIAAELKENSYLVSTAEAFAVGHAAVPQFIRASVCNSVGDDRLLLGGFEALARALTETV
- a CDS encoding DMT family transporter, which translates into the protein MSTVISTPLNASKPWLAGLFTCTLFLIVCLSWGTTWLGIKIAVESVPPLTAAGLRFLIAFPLFLSFAVWRKEPLLFPRQSRWFFLFVTLSYFSLPYYLLNYGELHVSSGLTALLFSCMPVFILVFSSLFLREKILPTQMLGIAIGFASLYMIIRSQGLHLDQAEWLGVLAILCAAILHALCYVVTKQHGSAISVITYNTLPIGIAGLMLLIVGLNLETPVFKDISARSWGALLYLGLVASVGGFIVYFILLKRLSPVLLSFVFIIFPVFALLIGARYEGTPISRDLMLYSAILLAGFAITKLPLKR
- a CDS encoding alanyl-tRNA editing protein, with protein sequence MSVHTLETLSLFNAEPYRRDFSARVIAVVDQAVVLEHTLFYPSGGGQPGDSGHFSLADGTRIDVTGTLRDPALPSIIWHQVAQCPPHLGVGTQLNASLDWQRRYQHMKMHTCLHLLGALINAPVTGCSISADKGRLDFDLPDMTLDKDRITHDLNALIAQACAVNVLSLPAAEYPALLERIGSKTTRPAAIQGDLRVIEVAGVDIQPCGGTHVLNTREIGRVYCEKIEKKSQHNRRVILRFATDDAASSG